The Artemia franciscana chromosome 18, ASM3288406v1, whole genome shotgun sequence genome includes a window with the following:
- the LOC136038519 gene encoding protein polybromo-1-like (The sequence of the model RefSeq protein was modified relative to this genomic sequence to represent the inferred CDS: added 141 bases not found in genome assembly), whose amino-acid sequence MGRRRRVGRSSTAAEEEEDSETERSASSTPQPPAKRKRGETKTDSSELLQQLVDHLRSVKREDGSILCESFIRAPNKRQDPTYFESVTSPIDMLKIQQKMRTDEYKDITQLSSDFELLVGNAKSYYKPESQEFKDAEGLWEQFLSERCKLFNIPIETEEKKDKIILRINKGKKPEKQESPAPSQEEVPASPPPFDLDVADEFFSTVMQAVDVDGELIHTPFLLLPSKKLYPDYYDVIQNPVDLKLIAMKIQKNAYPTFNDLEADFLQIVKNACTYNEPGSLIYKRAKSLRKLIVDKKKELERGGTPKVEPLKGEQGRLRARKKQAGPSFLVQIAEMEYEDIVEETVEDKVYGDPDDPLWQLFTELRNYSVNHFKPSELFLRLPSKRWFPDFYTSTENLVSFSSIRKKLLAGVYGTVAELAGDFNIMFESAKQYHQSDTKWYKNAVLLQKHMQEKLHEIYDRNEIYDRKEEELPEKKKRGRKSGALIKSVAQEGETDLKSRLRILFRMVMDYVEDDGRQPVVAFLEKPSKKLYPEYYQVILEPMDMVTIEAKMKENKYQLEEDLIDDFKLMFNNCRLFNEEGSVIYDDADLLERVLMDKARSMGIASKRGGYRKRVVGTGIQARIRSLYDAVREYVDEQDRHLAMAFLRQPSKADYPDYYELIQNPIDLEQIGTKVRGNQYSTLDELLKDMVIMFDNACKYNEPESQLYRDALSLQLIAMQKKIELNTVSDDGLPDVSGTIQAMMMEIFVTMYNKEDESGRYYSDSMCELPEYDEINGKKVRGLSLDLIKRRVDKGLYKRLDTFQEDLFVFFERARRLTRTDSQTFEDSIEMQKFYIHHRNLLCKNGTVLSSPALNYTPEDLIRDLETLKHSKRIYEQQEDDFDALKAEDESTKSDIDSLSIDKEIYKPGDFVYFDHKEKGLEPRIFQIIRLSTSKDGQKMFFGNFFARPIETYHLSSRLFLMNEVFKTEIHQTQPLSEVVGKCYVMPVKDYFRLKPEGFQDKDIFVCESRYNSRQRHFRKIKILCWDLPMDVEIIPREEPLEPIKVRSVFKERVLKHKEEIMELEELATMPEKRYPNIDLLVPDAPMNTTYFQQFQTPAGLLRTGDCVYVRGENGRQLIAQIDSMWLGPDAIAYFHGPWYVTPVEMAMPPKLCYKQEVFLSSIEDSNPILSITGRCAVLDYHEYTTMRPTEFSETDVYVCESMYEEARREIRGLPLGGLKRHNHDPAVKKDEFFYFIKNLIPRKEPPPVPIKIQPPATPISANLVVEAPESLCEDSMDGPPASIGSTGETSMSSMVTPGRKSKKDKDGVLKSKVVTGYIVYASEFRKSLAQKYPESTFGEISRLVGTEWKKLSPTERQLFENKAIKLNEESAAETAILRAQMGVTTPAPETPKPAPSTPPIREDVLFECLWAGCEIVFEDMVDLQDHVCIDPCAHLNQLNKVDDSNLHCQWKGCSRVKKGLPPFPNWARLLRHVREVHCQKNTGRPASLVDKSKPLVKKRIVEVKQQPSQPAPPPPSQTPVLTEEVHTNVERKAPTPAPTLPPSPSRSLPDPAPMFISVPPRPHRISHSDVYKKYIENMQSGSHFLSNWDRPEPPIEKEKIQLSAEMQKFAASWLLPEEQSGDIVDGLLKMRERLVKEAANILRLF is encoded by the exons ATGGGTCGAAGACGGAGAGTCG GTCGTTCGTCTACTGCTGCAGAAGAAGAGGAAGATTCAGAAACTGAGAGAAGTGCTTCAAGTACTCCACAACCACCAGCAAAGCGGAAAAGAGGGGAAACCAAAACAGACAGTTCTGAACTGCTCCAGCAGCTTGTTGATCATCTCCGCAGTGTTAAACGAGAAGATGGCAGCATTTTATGTGAATCATTTATAAGGGCGCCAAATAAACGCCAAGATCCAACTTACTTTGAATCTGTCACAAGTCCAATTGATATGCTAAAAATTCAGCAGAAAATGAGGACCGATGAATATAAAGACATTACTCAGCTATCTAGTGATTTTGAACTGCTAGTTGGGAATGCAAAATCGTATTATAAACCTGAAAGTCAGGAATTTAAAGATGCAGAGGGATTATGGGAGCAGTTTCTGTCAGAAAGGTGCAAATTATTTAATATCCCAATTGAGACGGAAGAGAAGAAAGATAAGATTATTTTGCGGATAAATAAAGGCAAAAAGCCTGAGAAGCAAGAATCACCTGCACCATCTCAAGAGGAAGTACCTGCTTCTCCTCCTCCATTTGATTTGGACGTTGCTGATGAATTCTTCAGTACAGTCATGCAAGCAGTTGATGTAGATGGAGAGCTAATACATACTCCATTTCTCTTATTACCTTCCAAGAAACTTTACCCAGATTATTATGATGTCATTCAAAACCctgttgatttgaaattgatagcaatgaagatacaaaagaaTGCTTACCCAACTTTTAACGATTTGGAAGctgattttcttcaaattgtaaagaatgcatGCACCTACAATGAACCTGGTTCTTTGATTTATAAACGAGccaaatccttaagaaaatTAATTGTTGACAAAAAGAAAGAGTTAGAACGTGGAGGAACCCCAAAAGTTGAGCCATTAAAAGGTGAACAAGGGCGACTGCGAGCTCGTAAGAAACAAGCTGGTCCCTCATTCCTTGTCCAAATTGCTGAAATGGAGTACGAAGACATTGTAGAAGAAACAGTCGAAGATAAAGTGTATGGAGACCCTGATGATCCCTTATGGCAACTTTTTACTGAATTAAGAAACTACAGTGTAAACCATTTTAAACCATCTGAGTTGTTTCTTCGCTTGCCTAGTAAAAGATGGTTTCCTGATTTTTATACTTCGACTGAAAATCTGGTTAGTTTTTCGTCTATTCGAAAGAAGCTCCTTGCAGGCGTGTATGGGACTGTTGCTGAGTTAGCTGGCGATTTCAATATCATGTTTGAAAGTGCAAAACAGTATCACCAAAGTGATACCAAATGGTACAAAAATGCAGTCCTATTACAGAAACATATGCAAGAAAAACTGCATGAAATATATGATAGAAATGAAATATATgacagaaaagaagaagaattgcctgaaaaaaagaaacgggGAAGAAAATCGGGTGCTTTGATTAAAAGTGTAGCTCAGGAAGGCGAGACAGACCTTAAGTCACGTCTCCGCATTTTATTTCGAATGGTGATGGATTATGTTGAAGACGATGGAAGACAACCAGTAGTAGCATTTTTAGAAAAGCCATCGAAAAAGCTTTATCCTGAGTATTATCAAGTAATACTTGAACCAATGGACATGGTGACAATTGAAGCGAAAATGAAAGAGAATAAGTATCAACTGGAAGAGGATCTGATTGATGACTTTAAGCTAATGTTTAATAATTGTCGTCTTTTCAATGAAGAAGGATCTGTAATATATGACGATGCAGATTTATTGGAAAGAGTTTTGATGGATAAGGCAAGATCTATGGGTATTGCATCAAAACGTGGTGGGTATCGAAAACGAGTTGTAGGAACTGGCATTCAAGCTCGAATTCGATCATTATATGATGCTGTTAGGGAATATGTCGATGAGCAAGATCGCCATCTAGCAATGGCATTCTTGAGGCAACCATCTAAAGCAGATTATCCTGACTATTACGAGTTAATTCAAAATCCTATTGATCTTGAGCAAATTGGCACTAAGGTGCGTGGTAACCAGTATTCGACTTTAGACGAACTTTTAAAGGATATGGTAATTATGTTTGACAATGCCTGTAAATACAACGAGCCAGAGTCTCAGCTTTATCGTGATGCTCTCTCAttacaattgatagcaatgcaAAAGAAAATTGAACTAAACACTGTATCAGATGATGGGCTCCCAGATGTTAGTGGCACTATACAAGCAATGATGATGGAAATTTTCGTGACTATGTATAATAAAGAAGACGAATCAGGCCGTTATTATTCAGACTCAATGTGTGAGCTTCCTGAATATGATGAAATTAATGGGAAAAAGGTTAGAGGTCTGTCCCTTGATTTAATAAAACGACGTGTCGATAAAGGGCTTTATAAACGTCTAGACACCTTTCAAGaagatttatttgtcttttttgaaagGGCCAGACGGTTAACCCGTACCGACAGTCAGACGTTTGAAGACAGTATTGAAATGCAAAAGTTCTATATTCATCACAGAAACCTTTTATGCAAAAATGGGACGGTTCTGTCTTCTCCTGCGTTAAATTATACACCCGAGGATTTGATCAGAGATTTAGAAACCTTAAAGCATTCAAAAAGGATTTATGAACAGCAAGAAGATGACTTCGATGCATTGAAAGCTGAAGATGAATCCACCAAGTCTGATATTGACAGTTTGAGTATTGATAAAGAAATTTATAAGCCTGGAGATTTTGTCTATTTTGACCATAAGGAAAAAGGGTTAGAGCCGCGGATTTTTCAAATTATCCGCTTGTCGACAAGTAAAGATGGACAAAAGATGTTCTTTGGTAATTTCTTTGCACGGCCGATAGAGACCTATCACCTGTCTTCCCGTCTTTTCTTAATGAATGAAGTGTTCAAGACAGAAATTCATCAGACACAACCACTCTCTGAAGTTGTTGGTAAATGCTACGTTATGCCTGTTAAAGATTATTTTCGATTAAAACCAGAAGGTTTTCAAgataaagatatttttgtttgtgaaagtcGCTATAATTCAAGGCAACGACactttagaaaaataaagatcttATGCTGGGACCTTCCTATGGACGTTGAAATTATACCTAGAGAGGAACCTCTTGAGCCGATTAAGGTGAGGTCAGTTTTCAAGGAACGGGTATTGAAGCACAAAGAGGAGATTATGGAGCTGGAAGAATTGGCAACTATGCCTGAAAAAAGATACCCAAATATTGACTTGCTTGTACCAGATGCACCAATGAATACAACTTACTTTCAACAGTTTCAAACACCTGCTGGTTTACTGCGCACAGGCGACTGTGTTTATGTCCGAGGTGAAAATGGCCGCCAGTTAATTGCCCAGATTGATTCAATGTGGCTAGGTCCGGATGCTATTGCCTATTTTCATGGACCCTGGTATGTCACTCCTGTAGAAATGGCAATGCCTCCGAAACTTTGCTATAAACAGGAGGTATTTTTGAGTTCAATTGAAGATAGTAATCCTATACTCAGTATAACTGGACGATGTGCTGTTCTTGACTATCACGAATACACTACAATGCGGCCAACTGAGTTTAGTGAGACAGATGTTTATGTTTGTGAATCCATGTATGAGGAAGCTCGTCGTGAAATACGTGGCTTGCCTTTGGGTGGATTAAAGCGTCATAATCATGACCCTGCTGTAAAAAAGGATgagttcttttatttcattaaaaatcttATACCTAGGAAAGAACCTCCACCTGTTCCAATTAAAATACAACCTCCGGCAACCCCAATAAGTGCTAACTTGGTGGTGGAGGCTCCAGAATCTTTGTGTGAAGATTCTATGGATGGACCTCCAGCTTCTATAGGATCTACTGGAGAAACAAGTATGAGTTCCATGGTCACTCCAGGAAGAAAATCCAAGAAAGATAAGGATGGTGTCCTTAAGAGTAAAGTTGTAACTGGATATATTGTTTATGCCTCTGAATTTAGGAAAAGCTTAGCACAAAAATATCCTGAGAGTACATTTGGTGAAATAAGTCGTTTAGTTGGAACTGAATGGAAAAAACTCAGTCCTACAGAACGTCAACTATTTGAGAACAAAgcaattaaattaaatgaagaaaGTGCGGCCGAAACGGCTATTCTTAGAGCTCAAATGGGTGTGACAACTCCAGCACCGGAGACACCCAAACCTGCGCCTTCTACACCGCCTATTCGCGAAGATGTATTGTTTGAATGTCTGTGGGCTGGTTGTGAAATTGTTTTTGAAGATATGGTTGATTTACAGGATCATGTATGCATTGATCCGTGTGCTCACTTGAATCAGTTGAATAAGGTTGATGATTCAAATTTGCATTGTCAATGGAAAGGGTGCAGTCGAGTGAAAAAAGGTCTGCCACCTTTTCCCAATTGGGCTCGACTGTTGCGTCATGTCAGGGAGGTTCACTGCCAAAAAAATACAGGTCGGCCGGCTAGTCTTGTCGACAAAAGCAAACCGCTGGTCAAAAAACGAATTGTCGAGGTGAAGCAACAACCCTCGCAGCCTGCCCCACCTCCTCCGTCTCAAACTCCAGTTCTTACTGAAGAGGTCCATACTAACGTTGAACGAAAAGCTCCGACTCCAGCCCCTACTTTGCCTCCTTCACCGTCCCGTAGTCTTCCTGATCCAGCTCCAATGTTCATATCTGTCCCCCCAAGGCCTCACCGCATCAGTCATTCCGATGTATATAAAAAGTATATAGAGAATATGCAATCTGGTTCCCACTTTTTAAGTAATTGGGACAGGCCTGAACCAccaattgaaaaggaaaag